Proteins co-encoded in one Cytobacillus sp. NJ13 genomic window:
- a CDS encoding nitronate monooxygenase codes for MNILTDILNIKYPIIQGGMGNISNAILTAAVSEAGGLGTIGAGTMPPMEVEKIIEETKSLTKKPFAVNVALSVSPYVKEILSLVIKHNIPAVSLSAGNPAPFIPKLHEKGVKVITVAASVRQALKAEAAGADIIAAEGYEAAGINSSLETTTLVLIPQITGEVSVPVVAAGGIGDGRGLAAMLALGASGVQMGTRFIATKEAPFHQQYKKKIIEASDHETLILGRSVGRIRRVLSTGYANKLLDYEKQGISLDEFNKLTSEDFHKIGAINGNGDEGFMNSGQIAGLIDDLPSVKELLDTMIEDANLQLQNAKKLLN; via the coding sequence TTGAATATATTAACGGACATTTTAAATATTAAATATCCAATTATTCAGGGCGGCATGGGGAATATTAGCAACGCCATTTTAACAGCGGCTGTCTCGGAAGCCGGAGGGCTTGGCACTATCGGGGCAGGAACAATGCCTCCTATGGAAGTTGAGAAGATAATTGAGGAAACAAAGAGTTTAACAAAGAAGCCATTTGCTGTTAACGTTGCATTAAGTGTCTCCCCTTATGTAAAGGAAATCCTGTCCCTTGTAATTAAACATAATATTCCGGCAGTTTCCCTTTCGGCCGGAAACCCGGCTCCCTTTATCCCTAAGCTGCATGAAAAAGGTGTGAAGGTCATAACCGTAGCTGCTTCGGTTCGACAGGCGCTGAAAGCAGAGGCAGCCGGGGCGGATATCATTGCTGCTGAAGGGTATGAGGCAGCAGGAATCAATAGTTCTCTTGAAACTACTACACTCGTATTGATTCCTCAGATAACAGGCGAGGTGTCAGTTCCTGTCGTGGCTGCCGGGGGAATCGGTGATGGCAGAGGGCTTGCTGCCATGCTTGCACTGGGGGCAAGCGGGGTGCAAATGGGCACTAGATTCATAGCAACCAAGGAGGCACCATTCCACCAGCAATATAAAAAGAAAATTATTGAAGCATCCGATCATGAAACTCTTATATTGGGGCGTTCAGTTGGCAGAATACGAAGAGTGCTTTCCACCGGTTATGCCAATAAATTGCTGGATTACGAAAAACAGGGCATCAGTCTTGATGAGTTTAATAAACTCACTTCAGAAGACTTTCATAAAATTGGAGCGATAAATGGAAACGGTGATGAAGGGTTTATGAACAGCGGCCAGATAGCTGGCCTGATTGATGATCTTCCAAGCGTAAAGGAACTTTTAGATACAATGATAGAAGATGCCAATCTTCAGCTTCAAAATGCAAAGAAGCTATTAAACTAG
- the paaD gene encoding 1,2-phenylacetyl-CoA epoxidase subunit PaaD, translated as MLIKTALEALHNVKDPEIDSISIVDLGMLEQIEAEGNSVLVKLLPTFMGCPALDIIRKNVETEIDKAGIFEKIEVRFIYHPPWTSDRITETGRLKLKEFGIAPPPKLICETGEWHVDCPFCGSTYTTMENLFGPTACRSILYCKSCRNPFEAMKPVSTMM; from the coding sequence ATGTTGATAAAAACCGCGTTGGAAGCGCTTCATAATGTTAAAGACCCTGAAATAGATAGCATTTCAATCGTTGATTTAGGAATGCTGGAGCAGATTGAGGCGGAGGGCAATTCAGTATTGGTTAAACTCCTGCCTACTTTTATGGGATGCCCTGCACTGGATATCATTCGAAAAAACGTGGAAACCGAAATAGACAAGGCAGGGATATTTGAAAAAATAGAGGTCCGGTTTATCTATCATCCGCCCTGGACGTCTGACCGGATAACAGAAACAGGAAGGTTAAAGCTAAAGGAATTCGGAATTGCGCCGCCTCCAAAATTAATATGTGAAACAGGTGAATGGCATGTGGATTGTCCTTTTTGCGGGTCCACATATACGACAATGGAAAACCTGTTTGGCCCTACTGCCTGCCGCAGCATTTTATACTGCAAATCCTGCAGGAATCCCTTTGAAGCTATGAAACCTGTATCAACAATGATGTAG
- a CDS encoding enoyl-CoA hydratase-related protein encodes MSKSYEAIEVSQHGKLGLIALNRPKVLNAINRPMVSEILEVMEGFEADSTINAIVLSGNGRAFAAGADIDEMANDQAIDFELRNQFKDWDRLAMIKKPIIGAVHGFALGGGFELALCCDLLYAADNAEFGFPEVNLGVMPGAGGTQRLTKLVGKTKAMEWLFTGKRITAKEALQHGIVNQLISEELLLEETMKAAEQIANQAPIAIRLIKEAVLKAVDTSLIEGMEFERKNFYLLFSTEDQKEGMKAFIEKRKPQFKGK; translated from the coding sequence ATGAGTAAAAGCTATGAAGCTATTGAAGTTTCACAGCATGGAAAGCTTGGTTTAATTGCTTTAAACCGGCCAAAAGTCTTAAATGCAATCAACCGCCCTATGGTTTCAGAGATTCTGGAAGTGATGGAAGGGTTTGAGGCTGACAGCACCATTAATGCTATCGTATTAAGCGGCAATGGCAGAGCATTTGCAGCCGGAGCAGATATTGATGAGATGGCAAACGACCAGGCAATAGATTTTGAGCTTCGCAATCAATTTAAGGATTGGGATCGCCTTGCCATGATCAAGAAACCGATTATCGGGGCGGTTCATGGTTTTGCCCTTGGCGGCGGCTTTGAGCTTGCTTTATGCTGTGATTTGCTTTATGCCGCTGATAACGCGGAGTTTGGCTTTCCGGAGGTAAACCTGGGAGTAATGCCAGGTGCAGGCGGAACGCAGAGGCTTACTAAGCTTGTCGGAAAAACGAAAGCAATGGAATGGCTTTTTACCGGCAAAAGAATCACCGCCAAAGAAGCGCTTCAACATGGCATCGTCAACCAGCTTATATCAGAGGAGCTTCTTTTAGAAGAAACGATGAAGGCTGCTGAACAAATTGCCAATCAGGCGCCAATCGCCATACGGCTAATAAAAGAAGCAGTCCTTAAAGCAGTTGATACTTCTTTAATTGAGGGAATGGAATTCGAACGGAAGAATTTTTATCTATTATTCTCGACAGAAGATCAAAAAGAAGGAATGAAGGCCTTTATTGAAAAACGCAAGCCTCAATTCAAAGGGAAGTAG
- the paaC gene encoding 1,2-phenylacetyl-CoA epoxidase subunit PaaC has product MPIDAKVKPALTSLLYQLADDDFILAYRGSEWLGLAPHIEEDVAFSSISQDTMGHAAMFYQLLEDLGEGNVDSLAHAREASERRNAVLLEVVNGPGHYLSSAQYDWAFAVVRNYFYIQSKKIRLESLKNSSYRPLAEVALKVNMELYYHLLHWKIWFIQLMQADGEARTRMEAAIGKVLADFEGVITLGPLAKDMAEHGLIEKEEILKQRWLLTMKPVFESINLAVSEADLAMENGNGRIGEHTADLESALATLSEVYNIHPAASW; this is encoded by the coding sequence ATGCCAATCGACGCTAAGGTTAAGCCGGCACTGACATCATTATTATATCAGCTTGCTGACGATGACTTCATACTTGCCTACCGGGGTTCAGAGTGGCTTGGCCTGGCACCTCATATAGAGGAGGATGTCGCCTTTTCATCCATCAGCCAGGATACCATGGGCCATGCCGCCATGTTTTATCAGCTGCTGGAGGATCTTGGAGAAGGCAATGTAGATAGTCTTGCACATGCAAGAGAAGCTTCTGAAAGGAGAAATGCTGTCCTTTTGGAAGTGGTAAATGGTCCAGGTCATTACTTGTCTTCAGCACAATATGACTGGGCATTCGCAGTAGTAAGAAATTATTTTTATATCCAATCGAAAAAAATCAGATTGGAATCTCTTAAAAATTCTTCTTATCGGCCATTAGCCGAGGTGGCATTAAAGGTTAATATGGAGCTTTATTATCATCTCCTTCACTGGAAAATATGGTTTATCCAGCTGATGCAGGCTGACGGGGAAGCCAGAACGAGGATGGAAGCGGCCATTGGGAAGGTTTTAGCTGATTTTGAAGGAGTCATAACATTGGGACCGCTGGCAAAAGATATGGCGGAACATGGCCTCATTGAGAAGGAAGAAATATTAAAGCAGCGCTGGCTGCTTACAATGAAGCCTGTTTTTGAATCTATCAATCTGGCAGTCTCAGAGGCAGACCTTGCAATGGAAAATGGAAATGGCCGCATAGGAGAGCATACTGCCGACCTTGAGTCAGCTTTAGCCACTTTGAGCGAGGTGTATAACATACATCCAGCTGCAAGCTGGTAA
- a CDS encoding 3-hydroxyacyl-CoA dehydrogenase: protein MKNIVVIGSGVMGRGIAYVSAVGGFHTTLVDISREQLIGAEKEVDSIFEKGLARNKITAADMQASKNRLTYSVSLAQHVSEADLVIEAVPEVMDIKKNIFEVIDQHAPEHCCFATNTSTMSPTEIGSFTKRPDKVIAMHFFNPVQKMPLVEIIKGLETSEETAQLIKRAAEQMGKETVVINEFPGFVTSRISALVGNEAFYMLQEGLGTPEEIDKAIKLGLNYPMGPFELGDLVGLDTRLNNLKYLHSKLGEKYRPAPLLEQYVKAGRLGRKTGRGVYDYTAREGVKQ, encoded by the coding sequence ATGAAAAATATAGTCGTGATTGGTTCAGGCGTGATGGGGCGTGGGATTGCGTATGTCAGTGCAGTCGGGGGATTTCACACCACCCTTGTAGATATCAGCCGGGAACAATTAATCGGTGCGGAAAAAGAGGTTGATAGCATCTTTGAAAAAGGACTCGCCAGGAATAAAATAACAGCCGCTGATATGCAAGCAAGCAAAAACCGTCTTACCTATTCTGTAAGTCTTGCTCAGCATGTAAGTGAAGCTGATCTTGTTATTGAGGCAGTCCCTGAAGTGATGGATATTAAGAAAAATATTTTCGAGGTGATTGATCAGCACGCACCTGAACACTGCTGTTTTGCTACAAACACTTCTACCATGAGTCCAACCGAGATTGGATCATTTACAAAACGCCCGGACAAAGTGATTGCCATGCACTTCTTTAATCCCGTCCAAAAAATGCCGCTTGTTGAAATTATTAAAGGGCTTGAAACAAGTGAAGAAACAGCACAGTTAATTAAACGTGCTGCCGAGCAAATGGGAAAAGAAACAGTAGTCATTAATGAGTTTCCAGGCTTTGTAACAAGCAGGATCAGTGCACTCGTTGGAAATGAGGCTTTTTATATGCTGCAGGAAGGTCTTGGCACACCTGAAGAAATTGATAAGGCAATTAAGCTTGGGCTGAATTATCCTATGGGGCCATTCGAACTTGGGGACCTTGTCGGCCTCGATACGCGCTTGAATAATTTAAAATACCTTCACAGCAAGCTGGGAGAAAAATACCGGCCGGCACCGCTCCTTGAACAATATGTCAAAGCTGGCAGGCTTGGACGCAAAACAGGCAGGGGTGTTTATGATTACACTGCCAGAGAGGGAGTTAAGCAATGA
- the paaB gene encoding 1,2-phenylacetyl-CoA epoxidase subunit PaaB, whose product MGNDGFYQEFEVFSQRTDTSPLQYQFSLLAPNRELALVMAQENFMRREPVADIWVVKRSDIRKLTPEEKHSLQRLDNKDYRTTKGYGYLKKKWRHYEQEMLDEKEILSWGGMKKGD is encoded by the coding sequence TTGGGAAACGATGGGTTTTATCAGGAATTCGAAGTCTTTAGTCAAAGAACCGATACCTCGCCTCTGCAATATCAATTTTCCCTGCTGGCGCCAAATCGAGAGCTTGCACTCGTCATGGCACAGGAAAATTTTATGAGGAGAGAACCGGTTGCTGATATCTGGGTCGTCAAACGCTCTGATATCCGGAAGCTGACACCGGAAGAAAAGCACTCACTTCAGCGTCTGGACAACAAAGATTACCGCACGACAAAAGGATACGGATATTTGAAGAAAAAGTGGCGCCACTACGAGCAGGAAATGCTTGATGAAAAGGAAATTCTGTCATGGGGAGGGATGAAGAAAGGTGACTGA
- a CDS encoding enoyl-CoA hydratase-related protein translates to MFETVKYEVANGVAWISLNRPDKLNAFTEQLNKEVQQAIKLASRDNEVRCLVITGEGRAFCSGQDLQGVNEDMDHGEVLRRFYNPMVLELHKCKKPVIAAVNGVAAGAGMSLALACDFRLLSDKASFLEAFIHVGLVPDAGNLYFLPKLIGHAKAMELAVLGEKVNAQEAKELGLATKVIPMEKWQDEITAFAERLASMPTAAIAIIKKNLKASWETTLEECLERDAQGQRLAGLTLDHKEGVAAFMQKRKPVFQGK, encoded by the coding sequence ATGTTTGAAACGGTGAAATATGAGGTCGCAAACGGTGTTGCCTGGATTTCATTAAATCGCCCGGATAAACTGAATGCATTCACAGAACAGCTTAATAAAGAGGTTCAGCAGGCCATAAAACTGGCAAGCCGGGATAACGAAGTCCGATGTCTTGTTATAACAGGTGAAGGACGCGCATTTTGCTCTGGCCAGGACCTTCAGGGGGTAAATGAGGATATGGATCACGGTGAGGTACTCCGCCGGTTCTATAATCCAATGGTTTTGGAGCTTCATAAATGTAAAAAGCCGGTTATCGCTGCGGTTAATGGGGTGGCAGCAGGTGCAGGTATGAGTCTCGCATTAGCTTGCGATTTTAGGCTCCTATCTGATAAAGCCAGTTTTTTAGAAGCTTTTATCCATGTCGGGCTGGTGCCTGATGCTGGGAATCTCTACTTTCTGCCAAAGCTGATCGGTCATGCGAAAGCCATGGAGCTTGCAGTGCTCGGTGAAAAGGTTAATGCACAGGAAGCCAAAGAGCTTGGCCTGGCTACCAAGGTAATTCCTATGGAGAAATGGCAGGATGAAATAACGGCTTTTGCAGAAAGGCTGGCCAGCATGCCGACAGCAGCCATTGCCATAATAAAGAAGAACCTGAAAGCGAGCTGGGAAACCACTTTAGAAGAATGTTTGGAGAGAGATGCACAGGGTCAGCGGCTGGCAGGACTTACTCTTGACCATAAAGAGGGTGTAGCAGCATTTATGCAAAAGCGCAAGCCTGTGTTTCAAGGGAAGTAG
- the paaX gene encoding phenylacetic acid degradation operon negative regulatory protein PaaX — protein sequence MNTRSMIFTLYGDYISHYGSKIWIGSLIKLLSEFGHNDQSVRAAISRMNKQGWVSSEKIGNKSYYSLTPRGQKRIEEAAKRIFKLKPEEWDGMWRILMYTIPEEIRNVRDELRKELVWSGFGSMSSSCWISANNLEKQVFDLIEKYDIADYVDFFIARYAGPHKNIEIVEKSWNLTEINERYQEFISEYSQKYIIDKNKIQKGNMTDAECFVERTKLVHEYRKFLFVDPGLPEELLPDKWLGSHAAALFSEYYKELAEPASRFFESVFKEGNELKNRDADYDALNHPYMVE from the coding sequence TTGAATACAAGGTCTATGATTTTCACACTTTATGGCGATTATATTTCACATTATGGAAGCAAAATTTGGATTGGAAGCCTTATAAAGCTTTTGAGCGAATTTGGTCATAATGATCAGTCTGTCAGAGCAGCTATTTCAAGAATGAATAAGCAGGGATGGGTAAGCTCAGAGAAGATCGGCAATAAAAGCTATTATTCCTTAACGCCAAGAGGGCAGAAAAGGATTGAGGAAGCGGCTAAGCGCATCTTTAAACTAAAGCCTGAAGAGTGGGATGGCATGTGGCGCATACTTATGTATACAATCCCGGAAGAAATCCGCAATGTGCGGGATGAATTGCGGAAGGAACTTGTTTGGAGCGGTTTTGGCTCCATGTCCAGCAGCTGCTGGATTTCAGCTAATAATCTTGAGAAACAAGTATTTGATTTGATCGAGAAATATGATATTGCCGACTATGTTGATTTCTTTATTGCCAGGTATGCAGGTCCGCATAAGAATATCGAAATTGTTGAAAAAAGCTGGAACCTGACAGAGATCAATGAAAGATACCAGGAGTTTATTTCCGAATACAGCCAAAAATATATCATTGATAAAAATAAAATCCAGAAGGGAAATATGACTGATGCAGAATGTTTTGTGGAAAGAACAAAGCTTGTGCATGAATACCGGAAATTCCTCTTTGTGGATCCGGGGCTTCCGGAAGAACTTCTTCCAGATAAATGGCTGGGCAGTCATGCTGCTGCATTATTCAGTGAATATTATAAAGAACTGGCTGAACCGGCATCAAGATTTTTTGAAAGTGTTTTTAAGGAAGGAAACGAACTTAAAAACAGGGATGCTGATTATGACGCATTAAATCATCCCTATATGGTTGAGTGA
- a CDS encoding EthD family reductase gives MVKLIALYKHPENKEAFDDHYFNTHAPLTAKIPGLRKMEVTKIVGSPMGGEGKYYLMCEMYYDSHESLQEAMRTDEGKASGKDAMKFAGDIITLMIGEEADE, from the coding sequence ATGGTAAAATTAATCGCTCTTTATAAGCACCCTGAAAATAAGGAGGCATTTGATGACCATTATTTTAATACGCACGCGCCGCTTACAGCCAAAATTCCGGGTCTCCGCAAAATGGAAGTTACAAAAATTGTTGGCAGTCCTATGGGGGGCGAAGGGAAGTACTATTTGATGTGCGAAATGTACTATGACAGCCATGAATCTTTACAGGAGGCTATGAGAACAGATGAAGGCAAGGCATCGGGAAAAGACGCCATGAAATTTGCAGGTGATATTATCACTCTTATGATTGGTGAGGAAGCAGATGAGTAA
- a CDS encoding ABC transporter substrate-binding protein — protein MKKSLKALSLLMAAGMLVLSGCGQEKSSGSSSAGDEKKQYTIGITQFVEHPSLDAATEGFKKALEDEGFKEGDNVKFDFQNAQADMNNTQSIANNFVGDKVDMIFANATPSAVSALNATKDIPILFTSVTDPIGAGLVESFDQPGDNITGTTDNHPEGTSKTIDFMIDEAGVKNIGIIYNSGEQNSEVQVKQVKELAEPKGAKIVEASVSTSAEVKQAADSLVGRVDAIYIPTDNTVVSALESVISVADSKKIPLFVGELDSMKRGAIAASGFNYFDLGYQTGKMAAEILKGNKKTSEIPVELPGSLKLVINKKAAEAQGLEVKEEWADFAEFHEE, from the coding sequence ATGAAAAAATCGTTAAAAGCTCTTTCCTTGTTAATGGCTGCAGGGATGCTTGTTTTGAGCGGCTGCGGACAGGAAAAATCCAGTGGTTCTTCTTCAGCAGGAGATGAGAAGAAGCAATACACAATTGGCATCACACAATTTGTTGAACATCCATCTTTAGATGCTGCGACAGAAGGATTTAAAAAAGCATTGGAGGATGAAGGCTTTAAAGAAGGCGATAATGTAAAATTCGATTTTCAAAATGCTCAGGCTGATATGAATAATACGCAGTCGATTGCAAATAATTTCGTCGGCGATAAAGTGGATATGATTTTTGCAAACGCTACTCCGAGTGCCGTCAGTGCTCTTAATGCGACTAAGGACATTCCAATTCTCTTCACATCTGTTACAGACCCTATTGGAGCCGGCCTTGTTGAATCCTTTGATCAGCCTGGAGACAATATCACAGGTACTACTGATAACCATCCGGAAGGAACTTCAAAAACAATTGATTTTATGATTGATGAAGCGGGAGTTAAAAATATTGGCATCATTTACAATTCTGGAGAGCAAAATTCCGAGGTTCAGGTTAAACAGGTAAAAGAACTTGCTGAACCAAAAGGAGCAAAAATTGTTGAAGCATCTGTTTCAACCTCTGCTGAAGTTAAGCAGGCCGCCGACTCTCTTGTTGGAAGGGTAGATGCAATTTATATCCCTACAGATAACACGGTTGTGTCGGCGCTTGAATCGGTTATTTCTGTCGCTGACAGCAAAAAGATTCCTTTATTCGTGGGTGAACTGGATTCCATGAAACGCGGGGCTATAGCAGCCAGCGGTTTCAACTATTTTGATCTTGGTTATCAGACAGGCAAAATGGCCGCTGAGATCTTAAAAGGAAATAAAAAAACATCTGAAATTCCGGTTGAGCTTCCTGGAAGCCTTAAACTGGTTATCAATAAAAAAGCAGCTGAAGCACAAGGGCTGGAAGTAAAAG
- the paaA gene encoding 1,2-phenylacetyl-CoA epoxidase subunit PaaA, protein MSEALFFQEMTEEEKYVQFMKRINAEEKIEADDWMPEDYRMTLIKLISMHGISEIMGALPEKEWVPKAPSLKRKLGIMAKVQDEMGHGQLLLRVAEDLMKPLGKTREDIMQDLFSGRLKFHNVFHMEAPTWGDAGLIGWLVDGAAIITQTNMLNASYGPYARALKRICAEEVFHAQHGEAIIMALAEGTEEQKAMVQDAVNRWWEALLMFFGPGDASTTGTSKQDTTIKYRIRTKTNEDLRQDFFTKYIPRVLSLGIKLPDETMHFDQDQELWVYRQPDWNKFKDIIKNNGPKSQERLGLRRTAYETNKWVREALNTAN, encoded by the coding sequence ATGTCAGAAGCTCTTTTCTTTCAAGAAATGACGGAAGAAGAAAAATACGTGCAGTTCATGAAACGCATTAATGCAGAAGAAAAAATTGAAGCGGATGATTGGATGCCGGAAGATTACCGAATGACATTAATCAAATTGATTTCGATGCATGGAATCAGTGAAATTATGGGAGCACTTCCTGAAAAGGAGTGGGTGCCAAAAGCCCCTTCATTAAAACGGAAGCTGGGAATCATGGCAAAGGTGCAGGATGAGATGGGACATGGACAGCTGCTGCTCCGTGTTGCAGAGGATTTAATGAAGCCTCTCGGCAAAACCCGTGAAGATATTATGCAGGATTTATTCAGCGGAAGACTGAAGTTCCACAATGTTTTTCATATGGAGGCTCCAACATGGGGGGATGCAGGGCTGATTGGCTGGCTGGTTGACGGTGCTGCTATTATTACCCAGACAAATATGCTTAATGCTTCATACGGCCCTTATGCAAGAGCGCTTAAACGGATTTGCGCGGAAGAGGTTTTTCATGCCCAGCATGGTGAAGCAATCATCATGGCGCTTGCAGAAGGAACCGAGGAGCAGAAAGCGATGGTTCAGGATGCGGTTAACCGCTGGTGGGAAGCGCTGTTAATGTTCTTTGGCCCCGGTGATGCCTCTACTACCGGCACTTCCAAACAGGATACAACGATAAAATACAGAATCCGGACAAAGACGAACGAAGACTTAAGGCAAGACTTTTTTACAAAGTATATTCCCCGTGTTCTCTCGCTTGGCATCAAACTGCCGGATGAGACAATGCATTTTGACCAGGATCAGGAGCTATGGGTTTATAGGCAGCCTGACTGGAATAAGTTCAAGGACATTATTAAAAATAATGGGCCAAAATCTCAGGAGCGGCTCGGACTCCGCCGCACAGCTTATGAGACTAACAAATGGGTGCGCGAAGCGCTCAATACTGCAAACTAA
- a CDS encoding acetyl-CoA C-acyltransferase produces MRKAVIVDAVRTPIGRYKGGLKDIRPDDLGAIVIRALLDRNPKVNPAEIEEVILGNANQAGEDNRNVARMAALLAGLPVEVAASTVNRLCGSGLDAVNYAARAILAGEGDIFIAGGTESMTRAPFVMAKPSSEFPRGNMEMYDTTIGWRFTNSRLEKMYGAESMPKTAENVAEKYGISREEQDLFAYESQKRAKSAIEKGIFHDEIIPVTYIDKNGSEVTISIDEHPRPETTYEKLSSLKPIFQGGTVTAGNASGVNDGASALLLMSEEKARELGLKPLGTYIVSAAAGLEPSIMGAGPVYSTQKALKRAGLTMNDIDLTELNEAFASQSLACIKELGADSERVNVNGGAIAFGHPLGASGARILTTLLHEMKRRNSKYGLATMCVGVGQGISTIVER; encoded by the coding sequence ATGAGAAAAGCAGTAATTGTGGATGCTGTAAGGACTCCGATCGGGAGATATAAAGGTGGTTTAAAGGATATTCGTCCGGATGATTTGGGAGCTATCGTCATTAGAGCTCTGCTGGATAGAAATCCGAAGGTGAATCCTGCAGAAATTGAAGAGGTCATACTGGGAAATGCCAATCAGGCAGGAGAAGATAATCGCAATGTTGCCAGGATGGCAGCTTTGCTTGCAGGTTTGCCTGTCGAAGTGGCTGCTTCAACAGTTAACCGGCTTTGCGGGTCTGGTTTAGACGCTGTTAATTATGCTGCACGGGCCATTTTAGCCGGAGAAGGAGATATTTTTATTGCAGGCGGTACGGAAAGCATGACACGTGCCCCATTTGTCATGGCAAAGCCAAGCAGCGAGTTTCCAAGAGGGAATATGGAGATGTATGACACAACCATCGGCTGGCGATTTACAAACAGCAGGCTTGAGAAAATGTACGGTGCTGAAAGCATGCCTAAGACGGCAGAAAATGTTGCAGAAAAGTATGGCATATCCCGTGAAGAGCAGGATCTGTTTGCTTATGAAAGCCAGAAGAGAGCAAAATCAGCTATTGAAAAAGGCATATTCCACGATGAAATTATTCCCGTTACATATATAGATAAAAATGGGAGTGAGGTGACGATTTCAATTGATGAGCATCCCCGGCCCGAAACAACTTATGAAAAGCTCTCAAGCTTAAAACCTATTTTTCAGGGCGGAACTGTAACTGCGGGCAATGCTTCAGGGGTTAACGACGGTGCGTCTGCATTGTTGCTGATGTCTGAGGAAAAAGCGCGTGAACTAGGATTAAAGCCCCTTGGAACTTATATTGTATCCGCAGCAGCAGGACTTGAGCCTTCGATTATGGGGGCAGGTCCTGTTTATTCCACTCAGAAAGCTTTGAAGAGGGCTGGCCTTACCATGAATGATATAGACTTAACCGAATTGAATGAAGCTTTTGCTTCACAATCCCTTGCCTGCATAAAAGAACTTGGTGCCGATTCGGAGCGGGTAAATGTAAATGGCGGAGCAATTGCATTTGGCCATCCGCTTGGGGCGAGCGGTGCCCGTATTCTGACTACTTTATTGCATGAAATGAAGCGCAGGAATTCAAAATACGGCCTGGCAACGATGTGTGTGGGAGTTGGCCAGGGGATTTCAACAATCGTTGAGCGCTGA